One region of Natronolimnobius baerhuensis genomic DNA includes:
- a CDS encoding twin-arginine translocation signal domain-containing protein — protein sequence MEDSDDLSRRTMLKLTGVAGITAAAAGCADNGNGNGEEEEDPADDPADEEDDTAPVEDEDEEEDDEMEDEEEDDPDEEEEEEDEADEDEADDENGDAIEPGTTIELDAQTAGWVGVEPEEIADDENPTLTLEEGEEYEIGWEEGDGSNHNIELVDEDDEVVDDYETEEESEGGDDQFIEFEATDDIAEYVCRPHEATMRGTIEIEGNGNGDDEEDDNGDEDENGDEENGDNGDDE from the coding sequence ATGGAGGACTCCGACGACCTGTCCCGTCGAACGATGCTCAAACTGACTGGTGTTGCCGGTATCACAGCAGCGGCTGCTGGCTGTGCAGACAATGGTAATGGCAACGGTGAGGAGGAAGAAGACCCAGCAGATGACCCCGCCGACGAGGAAGACGACACCGCGCCAGTCGAAGACGAAGACGAGGAAGAAGACGACGAAATGGAGGATGAGGAAGAAGACGACCCTGACGAAGAAGAGGAGGAAGAAGACGAAGCTGATGAGGATGAGGCAGACGACGAAAACGGCGACGCCATCGAACCCGGCACGACAATCGAACTTGATGCACAGACTGCCGGCTGGGTTGGTGTCGAACCAGAGGAAATCGCCGACGATGAGAACCCAACGCTGACGCTCGAGGAAGGCGAAGAGTACGAAATCGGCTGGGAAGAAGGCGACGGCTCTAACCACAACATCGAACTGGTCGACGAGGACGACGAGGTCGTCGACGATTACGAAACCGAAGAGGAAAGCGAAGGTGGCGATGATCAGTTCATCGAGTTCGAAGCGACCGATGACATCGCCGAGTACGTCTGTCGTCCACACGAAGCCACGATGCGCGGCACAATCGAAATCGAAGGCAACGGCAACGGTGACGACGAGGAAGACGACAACGGCGACGAAGACGAAAACGGTGACGAGGAGAACGGCGATAACGGCGACGACGAGTAA